In Leptospira congkakensis, one DNA window encodes the following:
- a CDS encoding beta-class carbonic anhydrase, with translation MSNTLIQQETSKVHKEVIDANEKYASEFGKKGELALPPARSFTILTCMDARLDPAKYAGLAEGDAHVIRNAGGRASDDAIRSLVISYKLLGTKEFFVIHHSDCGMELFTDPIIRNLLSKSLKTATIDSNGWRNVEESGGSDEAKFIPFLTFDHLEQSVIDDVKRIRNHPLIPKDIPVYGYYYDVKTGKLVEVKEATKIGRAS, from the coding sequence ATGTCAAACACACTCATCCAACAAGAAACAAGTAAAGTCCATAAAGAAGTCATCGATGCTAATGAAAAATATGCATCGGAATTTGGGAAAAAAGGCGAACTTGCCCTACCTCCTGCGAGAAGTTTTACCATCCTCACCTGTATGGATGCAAGACTGGATCCTGCCAAATACGCAGGCCTTGCAGAAGGAGACGCGCACGTGATTCGAAATGCTGGCGGCCGTGCGAGTGATGATGCGATTCGTTCCTTGGTCATTTCTTATAAACTATTAGGAACCAAAGAATTTTTCGTGATCCACCACTCCGACTGCGGAATGGAGTTATTCACAGATCCGATCATTCGTAACCTCCTTTCCAAAAGTTTAAAAACGGCAACGATCGATTCCAATGGATGGCGAAACGTAGAAGAATCGGGTGGTTCCGACGAAGCGAAGTTCATCCCTTTTTTAACCTTCGATCATTTGGAACAAAGTGTGATCGATGACGTCAAAAGAATCCGAAACCATCCTTTGATTCCCAAAGACATCCCTGTCTACGGATACTATTATGATGTCAAAACGGGAAAACTGGTAGAAGTCAAAGAAGCAACCAAGATCGGAAGGGCTTCTTAA